A region from the Hippopotamus amphibius kiboko isolate mHipAmp2 chromosome 15, mHipAmp2.hap2, whole genome shotgun sequence genome encodes:
- the LOC130837001 gene encoding olfactory receptor 7A17-like has product MEPRNNTQISKFLLLGLSEELELQPLIFGLFLSMYLITVFGNLLIILAVISDFQLHTAMYFFLSNLSFVDICFTSTTVPKMLWNMQTESKVITYEGCIIQLYMYLIFIGLDDFLLAVMAYDRYVAICHPLHYIVIMNPRLCGLLVLVSWITSALNSLLHSLMLLQLSFCSNLEIPHFFCEIKQLIQLACSDTFLNNMVLYFGAGLLVGGPLAGILYSYSKIMSCIYGISSDQGKYKAFSTCASHLLVVSLFYFTGLGVYLSSAATYSSHSSTTASVMYTVVTPMLNPFIFSLRNKAIKRALRRFFGMETFIKRPFVLGLKKCT; this is encoded by the coding sequence ATGGAACCAAGGAACaatacacaaatatcaaaatttcttcttctgggactttcAGAGGAACTAGAACTACAGCCCCTCATATTTGGGCTTTTTCTTtccatgtacctgatcactgtgtttggaaacctgctcatcatcctggccgtcatttcagacttccagctccACACTGCtatgtatttcttcctctccaacctgtcctttgtagacatctgtttcactTCCACCACTGTCCCAAAGATGCTGTGGAACATGCAGACTGAGAGCAAAGTTATAACCTATGAAGGCTGCATTATCCAGCTGTATAtgtatttaatctttattggattaGATGACTTTCTCctggctgtgatggcctatgaccggtatgtggccatctgtcaccctTTGCACTACATAGTCATCATGAACCCCCGGCTCTGTGGACTGCTTGTTCTGGTGTCCTGGATCACAAGTGCCCTGAATTCCTTGTTACACAGCTTAATGCTGTTGCAATTATCCTTCTGCTCAAACTTGgaaatcccccactttttctgtgaaatcaAACAGCTGATCCaacttgcctgttctgacacCTTTCTCAATAATATGGTGCTGTATTTTGGAGCTGGGCTTCTAGTTGGTGGTCCACTGGCTGGTATTCTTTACTCTTACTCTAAGATAATGTCCTGCATATATGGAATCTCATCAGATCAggggaagtataaagcattttccacctgtgcatctcacctcttagttgtctccttattttattttactggcttAGGAGTGTACCTTAGCTCTGCAGCTACCTATAGCTCACACTCAAGCACAACAGCCTctgtgatgtacactgtggtcacacccatgctgaaccccttcattttTAGTCTGAGAAATAAAGCCATAAAGAGGGCTCTAAGAAGATTCTTTGGGATGGAAACTTTTATAAAAAGGCCATTTGTCCTGGGGCTGAAGAAATGCACATGA